The Scatophagus argus isolate fScaArg1 chromosome 12, fScaArg1.pri, whole genome shotgun sequence genome includes the window cTATAGTTTGTGTTCTCACTCTGACCTTTAGGTCCTCCAGGTATTCTATGTCAGCGGTGTGGTAACCATCTCTCTGGCCTCTCTTAAGCACCCTGAATCTGCTGCCACCTACTGTGTCCACGTAGGATCGTCCATCAGGCAGCAGCTCCAGAGTGAGGATCTCCAAAATGCAGCCATAGTCGGCAAACCTGAGGCACATAAGGTGAAACCATGAGAGTCTTAAATGTAAACACCCTTATTCATCGTTTAGTGTGATTTTTGCTCTATTAGCCAAAACAAAAGTAGTTTTATATTCATTGTAGTGCAAAGAAGAGAACTCATTCTGAGGCCAAAAGGGATGCTACACCAATGCTAGGCAGTGTTACTGCTCCCCAGGTACTGACTTTGATAAAATTAAAGAACtaatcatttttgctttttttgtttttaatctaaaaGCAATTACCTCATCTTGATATAAGCTCAGCCAAGTGTCTTGTCATATCTATTCAATGGGAACTAATACCAAAATTTTAAACCCTCAGTGTTGCAAATAAGGCAGACTTTGGCAAAATTTCTAAACTTccataattattaataaaattaataaacttCCAtaatgacaagtgaatttccccactgcgggatcaataaagttcatcttatcttatcttaatcaATAatgagctgcagaaacaaaatgtttcaataCAACATTATTTTGCACTTAATTGGCATATTTTAATCATATTTCAGGTAATGGAGATTGTCGATTAATATTATGGGAAATTCTATACCACCACAAATTACAGAGGCTGGAGACAAATATCTAATGTGGAATGAAACTGCACAGCAGAGCCGTGCCAGACTGATGACCATGCCGCCATTTCCAACCCACTCAGGGTTACACATGACTGATGGTGGTGCTGCATTGCCGTCAATCCCATCAGGCTCTGCCGACCCTGCTGTGAGCTTTGCAGTTAGCGAAATGTCAAACACGATCCCTCCATGTCTGAGCAGCCTGGTCAGAATAACCCTTAACACCTGTGTAATCAGCCTTTACCTCAACTTGTCCAAAACTGGATATAATTTTTTACCACTTACCGTATGTTAGCACATTATGAAGAACCAAAATTTACAATTTCCAAATAGGCAAGTTGCTTTGGATAACTGAAAAAAGACTGTAAATTCCTTACCCCTTCCCATGCTCATAGCTGCACATTCCAAACTTCTTGGTGCCAGTCTCCATGCAGCGACGCATCATCAGCCGATATCGAGGCTCAAAGATGTGGAGAGGGCAGGGCACTCCAGGGTAGGCCACCGTGCAAACAAATATAGGGATGTCCTTAGTAAGACTACAaagcaagagacagaaaagggacaagtgaagacaaataaaatggaGATGGGGAGACGAAAATAAGGGAGAAAATTCTGAGACTATGGCGCGATTTGAGTTTCTACAGTAAATCACAAGAGCAGTTTGTGTGAGGCAGGTGCCTACTTGGAGAGTTCTGCCATCTCAGCGTCATGGACCTGTTTCCTCTCAGCCAGCTGTGAGGGAAAAAGTCGGTTCATGATGTCCTGAAGCATAACAGTGGGATTGTACTTCCTGTTTTTAAAgtactggaaagaaaaaaatgagagtgTGTTATAAAAACAGCATTATGACACTCAATAATATTCATTAACATATAatttaaatgattcattaaaCAATTCACTGTActgcaacaaagacaaaacatgaacattaaaatTTGTGCTTTGCACTTGTGGATATGCAATTAAGAtttattaattttctattttaatcATTGTATGCACAAAACTGGCAGCAGTGTTTATCATTTCCCACAACCTGGTGCCAATAATAAAGCACTAAAAAATTCATCAGCTTTTAATGTAGATacactatagacaaaagtactgggggCACCTGACCATCATACCAACGGGACTTTACTGACActgtattctaaatacagagctttgcagctataacagcttccattcctctgggaaggctttccatagtgaggtcagacactgatgttggaccaaaaggcctggctcgcagtctccgttccagttcatcccaaaggttttGGATGAGGTTGAgttcaggactctgtgtgggccagtcaagttcttcaacaccaaactcacccaaccatgtctttatgaactttactttgtgcactgggtcacagtcaggctggaatagaaaagggccttccccaaaatGAAAGTTggcagcatagcattgtccaaaatgtctttagCAAGCTctagcattaagatttcccttcactggaagtcaggggccgagcccaacccctgataaacagccccattccaatacttttgtttatataatgGCATCCAGGCATCCAGCATTTTCTTCTATTAGGTTGAAAATATATGTATGAAAGTTCAGTTGGTGGTTCTACCTCTTGTAGTGGCTGTTTGCAGAGTGGACAGCGAAGGTTGTGGTCCAGGCTCCTCTCTATGCAGTTTTTACAGAATGTGTGGCCACAGGGGGTAGTGACTGGCTCAAAAAACAACCttcagaggacagagaaaagacatAAGCTTTAATTAAAACCACCCAGCTAAGGAAGGTTATACTTTCTATTAGTGCTGAGGCTGTACATCTGTGGCGTGTTTGTgtacatgctgcatgtgtgatAAACATTAATCATGGACAGAGGAGGGCGAGAACAGATTCAGTCTGTTACATGACTACAGTACACGAGGTACAATGCATTATTGATTACAATAAGTACTCCAGCACACTGACCTAATGCAGAGAGGGCATTCAAAGTCTGACACAGTGAGAACACTCAGAGTTTTTTCTCTGCACTTATTGCTTTCAcctaagagagaaagagacaggagacaaaacacagtCACTTTTAAACTCTGCAACGCCCTATTTAGCACACAATTTCAAACCACCTGGTCAATGCCATGTTAAAGCTGTCTGTAGTGACAAATACGATTCATGATGAGAACAAGACAATGAAGATGTACACGTGCGCACCCCTGCCGTTCCCATCGtccttcctcatcatcatctcctcGTCCTCTTCGGCACCAGGGAGGAAGGAAACAGCTTGGCAGAGTCTGAGACAGCATTCAGTGCCTGAGTCACGCTTCACCTTCGAGTCCTAAACACAGTTTTATCAGTCAGGCTTATCGTGTATTTGCATTCAAACTCACCCACAACCCAAGCACTGAAGTGCACAGAAGAGCAGCAAACATTCTCCTCACTGAGCGTGCAGAGCTTACCTGGTGTGTCTCTCTCCTCCGTTTCCCATCTCCCTCATCCTCATGTGGATACTTGAGGCTCTCAGGATGAGCTGGGCCCTGAGAGTCACTCAGACTTTTAATGGGGAAGGGTTCTTTCAGGTACTCAGACACCACTTGCAAGATGCAGGACACCTCGTCCGGCACTGTCATGCCCTCTGCCTCCAGGATCTGCCATTTAAAACCACGTCATGATACAAATGAGTCTCATAAAGGTCTGAAgataaatgcatttgttttaatcagtgctgttaattaaaatataatgaagAGAGTGATTAAAGAAACATGGTCgaaatttgaaagaaaatattaaacttaATATGGATGTCAACATTGGACATCTTTTTCATGTGATATTCTTCTTAACTATTCTATAAATTTACAATTTACTTATTGCTCAACTCAAAGATCAGTAGTATAGTTTATACATAGTGTGTGCAGGTCTGTTTCCAGAGCTGGAGAGCAATTTGTTTATACTGCAGCTTTAAGTTCATTAAGTCCAAAGTCTTTCAACATTTTACTTCAGTCTACAGCTCACCATCCTGCTGTTtttgcagaaagacaaaacatacaTTATTTTATACAAATGCTACCTTTGCCATTTTACCAACATCTTCCAATTAAGGTTTTGGGGTAAACTTGCTTTAAATTACCATCTGATTAGTGGTCGATAAGATAAACAAACCTTCTTGATCTGGCTCTTTGCAGGAACAAAATCAGCTTGTAGATTGAGGCAATGATGGAACTGGATGAGGGCTTCTGTCTGCTGACCCATTTCCAGGAGTACATTCCCTTTACGAAAGAAGCCCTGCAACAGAGTAGTGAAATCAGCACATCACTGACTGCGTGAGTGAGCAACACGTCTAAAGTGTCTCACGGCAGAGAAGATAAAATTCTGCGCAATATCATCAACAGGTTTATCTGAATTATGTTGTAATGacattgtgacattttcttgtgaaaatgtgaaactcGTAATCATGTTTTGCTAGCAGTTACATGTTTCATTTGTGGAATTTGTAAGTGATATCACACatctcttaaaataaaataaaactatgcAGTGATTATATGTGGTGGACATTTCTGCCATTGCAGAGAGCCACCACCCACTGGCACGGAGTGATTAATTATGACATAAGTAGCTGTTTGCATAACTTTGAGaatgatgaataaattaaagcatttttaaaaaatcaaccTAAAGGGGTCAGCAAAGCACAAtacaacagaataaaaacaggagCTTTTCTTTGCAGTTACGTGTGCCATTACACGCATGTTACAAAACCAACCAATGAAGTGCATGTTGGGGTAAATGCAACAGAGAAGTGCACAGAGGTGAAGTGAAGCGAAGTGAAATGGAAATTCTAAATTTGGCATTGTTGACGAATGACTGTGCAGAGAAGGACACAATACAAAGGAGACATATTGTGTTTTGCCAGTGCACATCTCTCACCTCAGCCCAGTTAGGACGAAAACAGCAGAGGTAATCAAGGTCTGTCAGAGCAtcagaaaaatgcagaagtCCGCAGTAAGCTTCAGCTCTGCACATCCTCAGACTCTGATCATCTGGAACTAAGGATGcataacaaagacaaaaaaggggggagagtgagaaaaatggagaaagcAAGGGGatatattttcacacattcctacaaacacacattcaacatGTAATCATGTCCCATTCCAATACTGGCTACATGTAAGATTTAACTTTTATGTTTTAAACCTACTGATTTCTACTAGAACCACCAAGTAAAACGTTTCAAATGCTGCCTTTTACACCAGATCATGCATGTGCACCATGAACACATTCTGAATAAGAAATAAACACGGCAAGGTAAGGTACAACCTCAAATCGCCAATAGcaaaagaaacactgacatgtgCCAGGAGATCATTGCACAAGAACCAGGAGAGCTTGAGCAAGGGGTGCAGCATTATTTAACATGGACTTGCAGAGATGGCAAACATGTAAGAACTTCAGTGGTACACTTACTCACATAAGCACAAACAGTTTATCTAGTCAGCCTACTGACTAGATAAACTTATCTAGGGCAAAAGTTGTCCCTTAAACTTCCTTGTGGCTGCAGAAAATAAGGTCAATTGCACATACAAAGACTAATGCAGAGGCTCAATGAGTGCACAGATAAGATCCATTTACAGGGGTGTTTCCAGGATTTCAAGGCATTAGTTGTGAGAAAAGTACATAACATCCTCTTAACAATTCCCTGCTTTTCCATCCATTGTTAGTTTGCTGAAATGTATAGTCTTGCTCTAAAAATAGAAATTGCCTGAACCTGTGCCCAATATTTTTCTTccaaacaacagctgctgtttctgctaTAATTAATTTGTATACTGTGTGTAACTGACATGGACAGAAGGGAAATATCAGAGCAGACTAATTCAGCATAACTTTGcaatgccttttttttgttatgctgaCCCTGACACTACTTTAtatgcacacagagaaaacaaaactattttcagGAAAGACGAAATAGCATCTGGAGACTGATTATCGACCAAGTTATACATTCAGGTCATTAACAGCCTTAGTGGATATCATGTATTCCATGATCTGTGCTTCAGAcagttttctctcctttctgtcaTCATACCTTCTGTATCTCACCACGGGCATATTGTAACTGTATTCTGAGAAGCAGAATGACATGCACCATCAGGATCATCGCATCACCGGGCCAAAAAGTGTGAGCAGTGCGTAAAAGTGTGAATCCAAGTCGTCTGTGTCTTTACTGAAGCCTGATCTTAGGAGCAGACCAGTGGGCACCTTGCACACTGAACCAAAGTATACATCCAAACAGACGTGTGCACCATGTCTGCAGCCGTCTTGCTTCATAACTTACCTAAGTCGAGCCGCTCATTTGCGATGCGTAAAGCTTCTGTGAACTCGCTGGCTTTGAGCTTCTCCAGCATATGGCACATCATCTTTGTCTCGACGGGGCAGCACTTTTCAACGACACTGATGAGCAAAACgttgtttttcatgcttttaaCCTCTCTTTGTTTTAACCTCTCCTTGCACAGCGGGCATTTGGACGGGAGGCAACCGCCTAAGCATCTCCTGCAGAACGTGTGGCCGCACGACATGGTCACCGGCTCGCACATGAGGAAGAGACAGAGCGGACACTCCAGCAGATCCATGATGACTGGGTTATGTCACTAGAACAGCGGCCTCACGGAAAGAAGTGTCGCTTTGTCGTCAAAGCAACGAGGACGGCAGAGCTCTTCTTGAGTAATGGTATTGCATGAAGCATTTAAATAACACACTGACAGCTAGCGACACAGTTAATGTCCCTTCTTTGATAACACCTGATCGAACCCGACCGATTTCTGTCTTGTCAAACCGATGTTACTTCTAATTTAGCTCTCAAGTGCTCACCTAACAAATTTTCCTTTTCGTATAAAATTTATCCGTTGACTTTATCATTTTTTTAGCCATAACTTAGTCTTTGGTTTGGGACATATAACGTCTTCCCTTTTggct containing:
- the lonrf1 gene encoding LON peptidase N-terminal domain and RING finger protein 1 encodes the protein MDLLECPLCLFLMCEPVTMSCGHTFCRRCLGGCLPSKCPLCKERLKQREVKSMKNNVLLISVVEKCCPVETKMMCHMLEKLKASEFTEALRIANERLDLVPDDQSLRMCRAEAYCGLLHFSDALTDLDYLCCFRPNWAEGFFRKGNVLLEMGQQTEALIQFHHCLNLQADFVPAKSQIKKILEAEGMTVPDEVSCILQVVSEYLKEPFPIKSLSDSQGPAHPESLKYPHEDEGDGKRRRETHQDSKVKRDSGTECCLRLCQAVSFLPGAEEDEEMMMRKDDGNGRGESNKCREKTLSVLTVSDFECPLCIRLFFEPVTTPCGHTFCKNCIERSLDHNLRCPLCKQPLQEYFKNRKYNPTVMLQDIMNRLFPSQLAERKQVHDAEMAELSNLTKDIPIFVCTVAYPGVPCPLHIFEPRYRLMMRRCMETGTKKFGMCSYEHGKGFADYGCILEILTLELLPDGRSYVDTVGGSRFRVLKRGQRDGYHTADIEYLEDLKVDGRELELLQHLHDSVYQQAQDWYQRLGSRIREQINRQYGTMPDKEENIQASCNGPAWCWWLLSVLQLDPAYQTTVLSLTSLKDRLGHLRLVLEYFSQS